The DNA sequence CAGTCATTTCAACCTGCTGTCTTCCCATCTCCTGCTGCCATTGCTGGGTGAATGTGAAGCACTAATCCTTCTTTGCGCCACCCCTACTGTTGCAGCAGCTCCTCCTGGATGCAGCCTTCTAGTGCAGCTGCTTTCTGGAAGCACCCACGGACCCGTACAGGTGTTACAGGGATGGATTATCAATCAGCTGATTCAGAGCACCTGATGAAGCGTATTCGCACTGTCCAAGCTGATGAGGTGTGacaagaaacaatttttttgcaATCTCAATTACCATGTTTTGTTACTTGTAATAAGCAGTAAGATTTCACTCACCCTTCTTCTAGTACAAATAATGACGAAAATACCTATGCTCACCATGGTCTTTCAGGTGTCCCTTTCTGGTTCCAATGTCTATTCGCAAGATGATCTTCCAAAGGCTGTTGTCCGTACCCTTAGTCAAGGATCTAATGTGAGGAGCTCGCATGGAGTTCCACCCACAACAACAAACTATTCTTCTAGGTTTGTACTTGGGGATAGTCTGATCATCACTTGTTTTTTGGTTCATTTTTCGATCTGAAGTTCTCAGTCATTTTGTTTGTAGCCAAAATGACCATCACTTGTTTATTGATACAAACTGCATCAACAACGTTGCAGGTACTGTACGTTATGGCTTTGTAGGAGTTGTGTTACTTGCTTTCCTGTTGTCTATATATAGTCAGTAATGGGTTACATGCAGGATGGGGTTGGGTCTATCAGAAAACTCATAGCCATTGTTCAaggaatatataattttaagtCTTATTCTTACAATATTTTCACCAAGACCAGGGTAGTTGACACCTTCATACTAAACTTTGGTGCAATAAGTATCGTGATCAAGAACAGCAACTGATTCTACTTTAAAATCATTCCTGATTCAGACAGCTCAGGTGAATGATGCTGCAATATGGGCGCCAGATGAACTTATGTTGGGTATGTAACAAAGTTCTAAAAGACAGTAGACGCTAATCGGGCGGTAAGCTGTGGTCTAGCGCCTAGGCATAGCTTAGGCGGACTAGACGGATTTTAGTAAATTTATTATGCATCATATAATAAGTGTATGCGTATGCTAAAAATACATAACTGTATTGTGATAcataaattaatacaaaatagaataacatataaattataaagtaataAGCAGGTTTAGgcgtcattttttaattttcaaacgcctgtTGGATTAATTAGAGCAGTGATCAACCGTCGAACGCCTAGgtagagatttttagaacaatagTATGTACACTAGTGATGGAAGGGGACAAATAGTTAGCACCTTTTTAGTGGGATAACTTTCACATTTTCTTTTGTAAGCCATTGATTTTATGTCTCAAATACATACGTATACATAACGAAGGTACATATTGTGCACGCACAATCTTTTCACGTGGAACAAGTAAAGAAGGTAAATCCCATCGGGCGGAGTGGAATGAGAGTGAAGGGACAGGCTATCAAACGGACACATTCtgttgttcttttcttttttttttattttatttttttttttttagagtacattgatatttttacacagGGAGGGGAGTTCAACTAAGCCACACAATTggtaacctaatttggtatcgaatttgtcatCTACGAGATTTTAACCTAAGACATCTCAcgtataagtgaagaggaataccaccaaaccATAGAAAATGCTCTTTAGATATTGTTTAGTTTAACGTGATCAATGCTCTTTAGGTGTATGTGCCTTTGCTCGTGATTGaattaacagaattgtgacagaATTGACAACAGGAGGATATTAGCACAAATTAAAAGTCAAACGAGGctaaaaagcaaattaaaagtCCCCGAAATAAGGTGGAATAAGGTCCAAAACACACAACTTTATAGGCTTAAATATTACAGCCCAAGCCCACCCCTGATAGGAAACAGTGGCgccaaataattaagaaaccAACCCCATGCTCGCGCGCCAAACCTCATTTCCCGCGAACCCAAATTAGGGCGGGAAATCTCCCCATTGGTTAAATAACACAACGCGACGCCCTCGCTCGCCCGAACCCGGAAAAAACGAAGGGAATGGTGGCGTTGAGGAGAAGAACACAAGCCCCGAAGCCTCCTTCTCGTGCTCAAATCGTCGAGGACGATGAGTACGTCAGCGCATCCGATTCTGAATCCGACGAGGACGTGTCCTGCGAGGAATGTGGGTCCGGTGACTCTCCGGCGAAGCTCCTCCTGTGCGACGGTCGCAGCTGCAACAGAGGGTACCACATGTTTTGCCTGAGACCCATCCTTGCTCAAGTCCCGAAAGGAAAGTGGTTCGGCCCTTGCTGCTCCAACGACGAAAAACCCAAATGTAATTTCCCAATTCCCCCCTAGTTTTCGTTAATTATTCTGACCCAGATtgaattttgggatttttggaagCTAAATGTTGAATTTTCTCGGatgtgattgattgattgattcgATTCCATTTTATCTTGATTTTACAGCTTTCCCTCTCCACCAAACCAAAATCAGCGATTTTTTTCGGATTCAGAGGTTTGCAGAATCGCCCCAGAAGATAAATCAAGgtaaattctatgaaaaatcAGTTTATTAggatttattttcttgttttaattctgGGTTCCTCTGaaagttttgttcttttgtttgtaGATTGTCGAAAGAGGCGAAGGCGGGCGAGCGGCTTGGTGGtctcgaagaagaagaggaaattgTTGCCCTTTATTCCGACCAAGGATTGTACGAGGAGAATGGAGCAGATGGCGTCGCTGGCGACGGCGTTGATGGCAACGGGGACTGAGTTCAGCAATGAGCTCACTTATATTCCTGGAATGGCGCCCAGGTGGGCCAATTGTGCAGCTCTTGAGAGAGGAGGAATGCAGGTAAATTTTCAACAGTGGTTTTTCCAACACAAATAAAATGTTTAATTAACTGATTAGGACAGGTTGTTTGATGCATTTGACCTGTATTAGTTGCTGGGATTCTGCTGATTTGATGCATATTATTTTTCAGTTTGATGACTTGTCTAGTGTGAGTGCTTCTGTAGGAAGCACTTCTGCTCGTGAGCTTATTCTGATGGAAGTGTTTTTATTAGAAACAGGTTGAAATTTAGCAAGTGCTTCTTTGGAAAGAGTTTCTATCATCCATAAGCACTTTTACGTTTTTCTGCCAAATCTACTCTTAGTAAGGTGTGCTCTATTTGAGGCGAAATTCTGCTTCTAAGTTTCTTTTTAAATGTTATGTTCCTTAAAAGTTTCCAAAGCATGTAGACAATGTCCAGTATTTTCCCTGTGGTTTCCATCTTACCATACCGAACATGGGAACGataaaatttttagaacaaGTTCCTGAACTGGACACAATGTACATTAGCAGAATTTGTCAATAAGAGTCTGCAAATGTATGGCACTCGAAAAGAGGATGATGTTAAATTCATAGATGTGTCCTGATTATTCTTGAAGAGAAATTCTAGCATGTTGTATTCGAATTTCTTATTAAGTTGAGTGTGATCCAAAAGGTACATTTCTGATATTGTTGCCTTCCAGGTTATGTCGAAAGAAGATGTTGAAACGTTGAATTTGTGCAAAAGCATGATGGAGAGAGGAGAATGTCCTCCCCTCGAGGTTGTTTTCGATCCTAAAGAAGGGTGAGTTTACAAAccaacaaaacattctctcttGTAGTTGATGTAACTGGACTCCTTGATTCAGTATTAATGATTCATTCACAGATTCACAGTTGAGGCTGATAAACACATAAGGGATTTGACAATAATCACAGAATATGTTGGAGATGTGGATTATCTGAAGAACCGCGAAAATGACGATGGAGATAGCACAATGACATTGCTTTCAGCAGCTGCACCTTCAAAAAGCCTTGTCATTTGTCCCTACAAGCATGGTAACATTGCGCGCTTCATCAACGGAAT is a window from the Pyrus communis chromosome 16, drPyrComm1.1, whole genome shotgun sequence genome containing:
- the LOC137719423 gene encoding histone-lysine N-methyltransferase ATXR6, which codes for MVALRRRTQAPKPPSRAQIVEDDEYVSASDSESDEDVSCEECGSGDSPAKLLLCDGRSCNRGYHMFCLRPILAQVPKGKWFGPCCSNDEKPKSFPLHQTKISDFFRIQRFAESPQKINQDCRKRRRRASGLVVSKKKRKLLPFIPTKDCTRRMEQMASLATALMATGTEFSNELTYIPGMAPRWANCAALERGGMQVMSKEDVETLNLCKSMMERGECPPLEVVFDPKEGFTVEADKHIRDLTIITEYVGDVDYLKNRENDDGDSTMTLLSAAAPSKSLVICPYKHGNIARFINGINNHTPDGRKKQNLKCVRFDVNGESRVLLIANRDITKGERLYYDYNGYENEYPTEHFV